Proteins encoded together in one Triticum dicoccoides isolate Atlit2015 ecotype Zavitan chromosome 7B, WEW_v2.0, whole genome shotgun sequence window:
- the LOC119340847 gene encoding uncharacterized protein LOC119340847 has protein sequence MACHIRSVSLSSRPHTKVEEELHSLEASISSPSMTIETISDGLRRLGDIYSAIEEILCLPSNQICSSQQRKMLEGETKCSLELLDLCNAMHEDFTELKAIIQDLQVASRKGDDTAVQVKIQSYTRLVKKAKKHFKKAAKKVTSDKEDCRMVRLLSEAREITTSLLESTVHLLSKQIAVPKWSLVSKAFQKKNSVVCKEEQLQVLECSVGDLEAGAGILFRRLLQSRVTLLNILSS, from the coding sequence ATGGCTTGCCATATTAGATCAGTTAGTTTGTCTTCTAGGCCTCACACCAAGGTCGAAGAGGAGCTGCACAGCCTAGAGGCAAGCATCTCTTCACCCTCCATGACCATCGAGACTATCTCTGATGGTTTGAGGAGACTTGGAGACATCTACAGCGCCATTGAAGAGATCCTGTGCCTTCCTAGCAACCAAATTTGCTCTTCCCAGCAAAGGAAGATGTTGGAAGGTGAAACCAAGTGCTCCCTTGAGCTACTAGATCTCTGCAATGCCATGCATGAGGACTTCACCGAGTTGAAGGCCATTATCCAAGATCTGCAAGTGGCGAGCAGAAAAGGAGATGACACCGCTGTTCAAGTCAAGATCCAGTCTTACACCCGCCTAGTGAAGAAGGCGAAGAAACATTTCAAGAAGGCCGCGAAGAAGGTTACATCTGACAAGGAGGACTGCAGGATGGTCAGGCTGTTGAGCGAGGCTAGGGAGATCACCACCTCTCTCCTCGAGTCAACAGTACACCTCTTGTCCAAGCAAATCGCAGTGCCAAAATGGTCTCTCGTCTCCAAGGCATTCCAGAAGAAGAACTCGGTTGTTTGCAAGGAGGAGCAGTTGCAGGTCCTAGAGTGCAGTGTCGGAGATCTTGAGGCTGGAGCAGGAATCCTGTTCCGGAGATTGCTCCAGAGCAGAGTTACTCTCCTAAACATTCTTAGCTCATAG